GCGCGACCACGACAACGACGACGAGGAATCATGATGGAGACAACACGGATGGCCGTGCGCCTGCTGGCGCTCGCGGCCGCAAGCGCCTGCCTGCCCGCGCAGGCGGCCGACCTGGAGCTGGCACATATCTTTTCCGACCACGCGGTCCTGCAACGGGACGAGCCCATCGCCGTGTGGGGCACGGCGGGCCCCGGCCACAAGCTGGCCGTGACGCTGGCCGGACGCACCGTGAACGGCAGCGCGGACGCGCACGGCAAATGGAAGATCCAGCTGCCGCCGCAGCCCGCGGGCGGGCCGTACACGCTGACGGTGACGTCGAACGGGCAGACCGTCAGCCGTGCCGACATCCTCGTCGGCGACGTGTACCTGTGCTCGGGCCAGTCGAACATGGAATTCGCCCAGCGCCAGTCGACCAATGCCATCGGCGCCACGTACGCGGGCCGCAACGAGACGATGCGCTTCCTGAACGTGCAGAAGAACAGCACGGCGACGCCGCAGGATGAGCTGAAGGGACCCGTCGAGTGGCAGGTCGTGACGCCGGAAACGGCCGGCGACGCCTCGGCCGTCTGCTACTACATGGCGCGCTCGCTGCAGGGCAGCGTCAAGGTGCCCATCGGCTTCGTCAACGCCAGCTGGGGCGGCACGACGATCCAAGGCTGGACCGGGGCGGAGTCGCTGCGCACGCTGGCCGACTACAAGGCCGGCGTGGATGCCGTCGCGCAGTTCGGCGCCGATCCGGCCGCCGGCATGCGCGCCGAGGATGCGCGCAACGAAGCGTGGTGGCGCGCGCACGACCCGGCGGCGACAGCCCAGCGCGCGTGGATCGCGCCGGAATTCGACGACAGCGCCTGGCAGACCGTCACGCCGTCCGGTTCGTGGAAAGACAGCGGCCTGGCGGGCTTCAAGAACTTCGACGGCGTGGCCTGGTACCGCACGGCCGTCACGCTGACGGAGGCGCAGGCGCAGGCCGCGAACGCGCTGCACCTGGGCCCCGTCGACACGTACGACACCACCTGGGTCAATGGCGTGCGCGTGGGCGGCGCCAGCACGTCCTGGATGTGGCGCGATTATGCCGTGCCGGCTGGCGTGTTCAAGGCGGGCCGCAACGTGATCGCCATGCGCGTGCTGAGCGGCGGGCAGGGCGGCGGCCTGTCGGGCGCGCCGTCCGGCCGCACCATCGGCCTGGCGGATGGCCGGACGATCCCGCTGCCGGCCGCGTGGAAGGTCCAGCGCGGCGGCGCCATGAAGGGGTTGTCCGTGCCGCCGGCACCGTGGGACGTGCCGACGAGCCTCACGACGCTGTACAACGGCATGATCGCCCCGCTGGTCGGCTATAAATTCAAGCTGGCGGCGTGGTACCAGGGCGAATCGAACACGGGCGCGGCGCAGGAATACCGCACCCTGCTGCCGCTGCTGATGCGCGACTGGCGCCAGCGCTTCGGCCAGCCGGCGTTGCCGTTCCTCGTCGTGCAGCTGACGTCGTACGGATCGCCCGCGAAGACGCCCGGCAAGTCCGACTGGGCCGAGCTGCGCGACGCGCAGGCGTACGCGGTGGCGCACGACGCGCATGCGGGGCTCGCCGTCACGCTCGACGTGGGCGACCGCTTCGACATCCATCCGACCCAGAAGACGCTCGTCGGCGAACGCCTCGCGCGGGCGGCGCGGGCCGTCGCGTATGGCGAAAAGACCGCGCCCGGCAGCCCGACGGCCGTGTCTGCGCGCCGCAACGGCAACGACATCGTCGTCG
This genomic stretch from Massilia putida harbors:
- a CDS encoding sialate O-acetylesterase gives rise to the protein MMETTRMAVRLLALAAASACLPAQAADLELAHIFSDHAVLQRDEPIAVWGTAGPGHKLAVTLAGRTVNGSADAHGKWKIQLPPQPAGGPYTLTVTSNGQTVSRADILVGDVYLCSGQSNMEFAQRQSTNAIGATYAGRNETMRFLNVQKNSTATPQDELKGPVEWQVVTPETAGDASAVCYYMARSLQGSVKVPIGFVNASWGGTTIQGWTGAESLRTLADYKAGVDAVAQFGADPAAGMRAEDARNEAWWRAHDPAATAQRAWIAPEFDDSAWQTVTPSGSWKDSGLAGFKNFDGVAWYRTAVTLTEAQAQAANALHLGPVDTYDTTWVNGVRVGGASTSWMWRDYAVPAGVFKAGRNVIAMRVLSGGQGGGLSGAPSGRTIGLADGRTIPLPAAWKVQRGGAMKGLSVPPAPWDVPTSLTTLYNGMIAPLVGYKFKLAAWYQGESNTGAAQEYRTLLPLLMRDWRQRFGQPALPFLVVQLTSYGSPAKTPGKSDWAELRDAQAYAVAHDAHAGLAVTLDVGDRFDIHPTQKTLVGERLARAARAVAYGEKTAPGSPTAVSARRNGNDIVVAFKDTGGGLATYSSDRAIGFEVCAGTTCRYAEARVAGKASDQVVLPGAGAPDVTQVRYAWADAPFVNLFGGDDLPAAPFRLDVARP